Proteins from a genomic interval of Trichoderma breve strain T069 chromosome 2, whole genome shotgun sequence:
- a CDS encoding transport protein particle (TRAPP) component domain-containing protein produces the protein MAASKASRIGEETRIDKVNAELVTLTYGTIVAQLCKDFEDDYPEVNRQLDKMGYNIGLRLIEDYLAKSNTMKRCSNFRETADMISRVGFKIFLNITPQVTNWTADNNSFSLVFDENPFADFVELPDDGRAQNELWYSNILCGVLRGALEMVQMQVEAHFISDVLKGNDTTEMRVTLIRYIDDELPPEDD, from the exons ATGGCTGCCAGCAAGGCGTCCCGCATCGGGGAAGA AACTCGTATTGACAAGGTGAATGCCGAGTTGGTAACCTTGACATACGGAACCATCGTCGCACAGCTATGCAAGGATTTCGAGGATGACTACCCAGAAGTCAACCGACAGCTTGACAAGATGGGCTACAACATTGGGCTACGACTCATTGAGGATTACCTAGCCAAGTCGAATACGATGAAGCGCTGCTCCAACTTTCGCGAGACAGCAGATATGATTTCAAGG GTTGGGTTTAAAATATTCCTCAATATTACACCACAGGTGACGAACTGGACGGCCGACAACAACTCCTTTTCACTGGTATTCGACGAGAACCCGTTTGCCGACTTTGTCGAGCTACCAGACGACGGAAGGGCACAGAACGAGCTCTGGTATTCAAATATCCTGTGTGGAGTCTTAAGAGGCGCCTTGGAAATGGTTCAGATGCAAGTGGAAGCGCACTTCATCAGCGATGTCCTAAAGGGAAACGATACTACGGAGATGCGGGTAACCCTGATACGCTATATCGACGACGAGCTGCCACCAGAAGACGATTGA